The Cryptococcus tetragattii IND107 chromosome 4 map unlocalized Ctg04, whole genome shotgun sequence genome includes the window ACCGAGCtaagaatgaagagggcATGGGATCTGGCCTTATCGTGAGCGTCATgcccttccatctttcaaTGCCAATTTGCTGATACATACCGTCAACTTTTAAGGCCTGCTAAATCTCTCCCAATGCAGGCTGTCATGCTCTACTTCTCAGGCTCGGGAATTCAGATCTTCTCCCTCGGAATGATTTTCATGCTCTTAACCCAGCCAATTTCCGCCGTACTCAACATTTTCCAAGGTACATTCTTTTCCGCGGGCCTCGTACAAGCCACATATACTAAAGCATTATTTCATAGCTTTCGAACCTTTCAGACCTACCCCTTCGGCGATGCCTCGAAAGGGAGTTAAGGTCGCTGCGGAAGAATCAACGTACGCTCCTTTAATAGGACCTATGGTGATATATGTGGCTTGTCAAGGGCTGGTGTGAGTATAAAACATCATTTCAACCGAATGGGCAAAAGTTGATAACTCTTTAAGCCTGGCGCTAGGACTATATAAGTGCTCATCCATGGGCATCTTGCCGACGGGCTCAGGTGATTGGCTGCATTTTGAAACACGGTCAAATGTGAGTATTCTACCCATTGCATATCCCTCGAGCCTCTAAGACTGAGATTAATATTCATATTCCGCATAGCCTCCCGAATGGTCTGCCATCAGGTCACGATTGCTTGGTTAAAGTCTATGATACAGTAGATGTATGTTATATTAAAGGATGTCCAATATTATCTTCAACAACCTCTCCAACACCTTGTCCAtcaccttttccctttAGTCGCTCATCTGACACGACTACTTTTTTTGCAGCGTATTCCATGACACGCTCATAGAAAAGCATGACGACGGCACCTCTAGCTTCATGAAGCGCCTCTTCGCCGACCTCTTCTACATCTGCATCGCTAATCCGCagccatcctctccctgGTACTTTGGTCTTTTCCAAATCCCTCACCTGCCCAAAGTAAACACAGTCCTCGCATTTACACCCATCAGGACAATTTTTTGCAACTTTCAAGGGTCGGAATGACTTTTCCTCTGCGGTCAAAGGCGGGGAGGGTTTCCGCCGAATACTGACGAAATGACCAGAAGAATGAGTAAACCCATAGTGAAGAATCGCAGACTCGAGTTGATATATTATCTTTTGTCCTGTTCTCGGTGGGATCGTTTTCTCGGTTGAGACTGATGCGAGCATATCTTTTATCccgcttctttcttcccacACACCGTCAGAGACAAATCTTGTGAGATCTAATAACAATGGAAATGAGACATTCGcggtttttttttgcacCGTTCCATACATGGTGAATTCCGAGCGGATGAAATGTAGTTGGAGAGATGGGGGGGGACGAACTATAGCACATTGTCGAGTGGATGCTGTTTTGACCGTAAGCCATTTGACCGGTATTTGCGCAGTCAAGCCAGACGATGGTAAGGGTGTTAGATTAGGTTCGCCAAAATCGCTAACTGTGTTGGAATTGACCATTTCTCGTAACCTGGCTTCTGCGCGACGAACTTCGCGAGCTCTTTTTTTCCGACTAGCACTGACTTGATTGCCATCACCGGGCCCATTCTCCTCCGTAGAAGTCCCTTTAGAGGAGGTGCCCAACAATCGTTCAGCTTCGAGTGTGTAATGATCCAGTGTGAGCTTGAGAGAGCACATTTCGCATGTGACATCGGAAAGTATTTCGGGCGCGAGATATTCCATTATACAAGCGTCGAGTGTGGTATTGCCCTAAAAGCACGCGTTCAGCTACATCATACTGAGTGAACTGTTTTACACACATGCAACGGCACGGGCAATTCAATCCCTCCTAGAGTGTCCATTCTAATAGCCTCACTCCAACCACAATGTTGACATGCTCTTCGTCTCGCCAACAAACCCTCCCATGGTTGAGCCACACCTCTTattctttgccttcttttGGCTCCCTCCACGTCACCCGCTCTGATATGTTGGCcactttcatcatctttgccGGACAAGTATCCCTGTAATGAGATAATCTCCCCTATGCCTCGCACTTTGGCCATCTCTGCAGCAACCTTAACAACTTCGTCTGAGACCGCTTCAGCAAGCACCAGAAATAGTTCATGGGCGTCTTGCTGCTCATGAGTACCCAATAGTCGTCGAAtagcaggaagaggatataGGGCAGTGAGAAGGTCATGTGGTcgaagagcaggagggGGACTTTTATTAGGAGTGTTGAGGTCCCGAATAACGTCGAGAAGAGCATCTGTGACATGCGTCGGTATGTCTACTTCTACCGCCAAATCAATAATCTTTTCGAGGTGAATGATGAGTGAGGGTATGGAAGCAATAGACTAAAAGAAGCGTCAAGTAAGGTCCAATTAAAGCATGAGAGGCTGATGTCATAGAACCTACTTGAAGGACAGAGTTCATATAACACAACGTCCCACTCAAATTTACCATGCCGGGGAAGAATCGGCCAGTCGCCGAATCTGTTCTCACGCGTAAACGAATCATATACCTAaatgggagaaaaggaaaaagaaaaagaaaaccTACCAGAACTATCGCTCGACGGCTCAACCTTTCTTTTACGCCTCCTGGCCTTGATCTCCTTTacctttctctctttgtcCTTATGGCTATCTTCTATCTCAGTGCCAGCCCACCACTTTCCAATTCCAATAGTCATTTCGTATAATGTGAGATAGATTTGAGCAAAAAATGATAGGATATCTATCCAGAGATCATCGAGCACGATATGCGGAAGGACAGTGGTGACCTTGCTATTTGAAGCTGCAAATGTCGAATGTGTCTTTGAGACAGAGGGTTTAGGTGGTGCTTGCCAAGGTAAATGGTTTCCGCTGTTGCAGACAAGAATGGAGCTGCCGTCGCCTAATTGCTCTACTGGTGGTTCTTGTTCCTTGACGCTGATAGCTTGTATCTTTCTTGTGGACTCAGTTTGCTTGTCAGGCGGTGTAGCGGCACGCTGCTTGCTGAGGCTGGCGTTTCTTGATGCGTTTGATCTGGGAGTTGTGCGTCGTTTCCTCATCTCATTTCGCAGATGCTGTATCCTGGGAGGACCCGAAGGCAATGAGTTTAAGATGAACGGTTGTcaggagaaggtggaagaagcacTGCACGCAAGGAGATCCCGTCACCCACAATTTACCTCCAACTTGTTGGTCGTGACGAAACAAGAAGTGCAGCAGCGAGGACAGCAAGCGCTGCCTGATCTTAATTAATTGGTAGTAAGTAACGCTCATCAAACGTAGGGCAGATAATAAATATAATTCATCTATTCCGATTGAAAGCTGTCACCCAACATGTCAGCCACCCAGGATGAGGCCGTACTGCGGAATGCAAGGGAAACCATAGATTGTAAGATCTCCTTTCAGCTCACGGGGATTTCCTAGCTGATATCGTTTCGTAGCTTTATATGACCTTTCCCAGTTGCTTCAAACCGGTCAGTCAAGTCATCATGCATGGTTACTTCTATGAGACAGCTGACTTCAAAAATAGGGCTGGACAAGAGCACTCTCTCAATCTGCGTCGGTATGATAGAACAAGGCGCCAACCCCGATACCCTGGCTGTGCGTCCTTCCGAATAGTTGTTTTCCGCGTCGCGCCAGTGAAGCTAATGCAAGTATTTGGAAAACCAGGCTGTCATCAAAGAGTTACGAGCGGAGAATGAAGCTCTAAACTCTCAAGGCATTGCTTAGGATCGGAGCGGTTGCTTCCAGTTCTTTCTGTGATCTATGGTTCTCAGGAAAAGTAACTGTTTGTTTTATCAAATATTATTATCTTATCACAACCCGCTTTTCACATCGCTATTCATCCTGCTAAATTATTACTGAGAGCATCTCATTCTAATCATGTTTTATACCACCGCTGACAGCGAGATTGAGAGTTGATGGAAGTTTTGTTTCCCCAATAGTAGAGAGGAGAGCAATGCTGCCCCCTGTCAGAGCGAGCAAAAGAACGGTAGAGAAAatcaagatgatgaaagagcTATGATCGCAGATAAGCACGAGTCTGCTTAGCAGATGACACCTAACTTACGTGGAATAGTCCTCCTTCTGGCACTCTTCACCCGTGTAGCCATTTCTGCACTTGCATGCCCAACATTCCAAATCACCCTCAGCAGATTTGATAGCGCATTTCCCCCTGTCATTGCAGTTGGTAGCTTCAGAGCAAGCCTCATCGGACGGGTAGCAAGTCTGTGATGCCAAAGATCGTCGTCCTTGTAAAGAGCTAGTCATAACGGCTCGAGGCAATAAGACTTTCGATAAAGAGGGGCGAATAATAAGCAggagtggaggagagtCAGAACCGGTCATCTACCACGCCTATAAGCCATCATATCCTTCCCTGCGAGACGAACTTACAGACTCAAGCCCAGCCTGTaccgtcttccttccagtCTCCCACAAGTCAGAACCTCTCTGCGTGTCTTTGAGGCCCGTGACGGCGACGGCATCCCAAGGATGTTCGTTTGCACGGTCAGCCCAGGGGAGGGAGTCTGCCAGGGCGCTAAGACAAGAAAGCTCTTGAAAGAGGATCTCGGCAGCCTCTGTAAAACACGTCCATCAGTTTTCAGCTGTCATGTCCAGAATCCTAAACAATGACATACTGGTACCAGCGAGATCAAACATATCCTTGATTGGCTTAGAAAGGGCAGGAAGAGCATCACTGATGAATTTGAAAGTCTCCTTGGCCCTGTAGACGTAAGGCGCAAGGAGATGCTGAGAGTGAACATTGTCGTCGAGGTAGAACGACGGTTTTGAAGGTAAAGATGAGGGCAAAATATCTTATATATGGTACATGAGCTCATAGAATAAATTCCACGAGCAATATTTACCTTGAGCTTCTACACCACCATCCACGACAACAACTCTCGCCTTGCTAGTCTCTCTTGGATCCCACAATCCCAACAGATGCGCCCACATGCTCTCATCTTCGGGAACCTCGTCGAAAGCAGAAGAATCCTGCCTTAGATGATGGTCAATAACAGCCTTGGCCTGTGTATAGGATAATGTTGGGGGTGTCGACTGTTGATATGTGAGGGAGGACTGAGGAGCAGGGTAGAGATAGACTTGAAGATGCTGTTGGGGTGAACGAGCGGTGgcgaagggaagaagagcaaagcTGAAGGAAGCTGCGAAGAATGGGATGCGCATGTTGATGGCTTGTTGAGCGGCGTCACGATACGCTCTAACCGTATATGTGAGCGTAAGGAAGATAGTAAAGGTGAAGACTGGCTCAGCGCCCGCAAGGGTTCGACAATAGGTCACCGCTCAGCGTCACTGCGGGCATCCAACAATCTCCATCCACTTCAACCTGCACTTCTTTACACGAAAATGGTACCCCGCGGTATATTTCAGCAGTCGATACAAATAGCCATAATGCATGTAAATGATTCCAGATGTTACTACTGTGTTTACTTTTTAAGATGGATTTCGCCGCTTTCGTCCTGCGTATGAACTATCTCAGCATGTACATCGTCTCGCTGATTTAAAGACCCTGGCAATCATCAGGTCCTGCACATTATATGTCATCCACAATCTCCTCTACCTTAACTCTTTTGGCGCTCTCTTCATGTTCTACATCCATGCCTTcaacctttctcttttgcgCCTCCGGCTTCAGTCCTTCATTGGAAGGTGTCGTCCTAGGACTGGCACTAGAAGATGTGCGTCTGTTAGGTTCGGCAGCTTTGAGACGTTTCAAAGCAGATGTTTGCTCCGCTCGACAAGTTGCATGATAAAACTGAATTAAACTTCAGTCCGGCATTCAAAATGTTGGGAAAATGACATACGACGCCATTGATGGCTAATGCGTTTTTCCATAtccattcctcttcactATCAGACCATTCTGCTTTAAAAGCTTCTTTGCACACTGGGCACACCGACGCGGCCTTTTTAGAGTCTTGAGGCACCTTCACCCATTTTTGTCGCAGTTGCGCCAACCGTTCCGCTGAGATCGTAGCCTTTTCAGTTTGACTTGTTGCTGCCGCGGTAGTTGGAAGAGTGATAGCATCATTGATCCATTGCTGATAGCGGATAAAAAAAGACGTTAGTGACGGGATGAAAGTGCAGTCAGTGAGAATACCGACCTCAACCCGCGGAAGCCACCTTCGATGGGCGCCTCTGCCCCCCGGCTCGCGCTCTTTCTTGTTTCTCCTGAAATGCCAATCCATGTGGGCATCAAATGCAGTATTGGCTGAAGGAAATCTCATACCACATTGCTGACAACGGTGAGAAAGGTGAGCAAAAGACAATTTATGGGGACTATTTCATTATTAGCAGTTATTTAGGAGGCGGTTCGTTGAACTCACGCATTTAGATCAATTGACTGTAGCTTTATATCCAATCGCAAAATCATATCCTCGTAAGCCTCGGTTGTAGGGACTGTACTTGGTCCTGGTGTCCCTCTTTCAACATCCGGGGTCTGCGGTTGACTACCGATCCCTGACTTGTTCAAAGTTTGAAGAATTCTGGCGACATCAACAGGAAGACTTGGCATGGATGGTATAATAGAGGGTAcaggagcaagagaagcAGATGCCATGACCGGAGTTGACGAGCGTTGGTTGCCATGAACAGGAGTTTGGGAGCTTGTCATCGGAGGCGAGGAGATAGTCCCGAGTGGTGTTGGTACATTCGAAGGGAATGGTGGTAAGGCAGCATTAGCATATCCATTGCCATTGACAGCGGGAAGTTTTGGAGGAAAGGGCGGGAGATTTGAGGGGGCCAAGTCATTCacagagggagagggtCCCCAAGAAGATGTGACAGATATTTGAGTCGGAGTAGGAGCCACCGATGGAGGCGCCATCGACTTTAACTGCTCTACTATCATACTCAGCTCCTGAGGTTGTACGTTCGTCGTGCTAAGCAGCTCCCCGATACCCAACAATGCATTCAACTGCCGACCAAGAACCACATCACCAGGTCTCATCGCCACTTCACGTCGTTTATTGTCCAACGCTGCATTAAGAAGCACCTGGACTTGTTGTCGATTGGGAGCTTTGAAGTTTTGAATGCCCGCTGAACCAAATAattccctttccacctgTTCTCTGACATGAGAACCGTACAGCTCGGAACCGCCAGGCCCTCCAGTGCGCCAGAGACCAatcatttcttccatttttgtCTTGGTCACGCCGTCGACCTCACGATACGTCTTTATATATAGCCTAGGCACGACTGGTTGAAGCAGACGGGTTGTATAAGGAGCTCCAACATTCTTGGAAATGGAATCAAGCAAATAAAGCAACGGAAGCTTCTGTTGGGGAAGAGCCTAAATGAATGTCAGCGATAACTATCAAGCTGCTATTTTTATTTGTTTTTGCGAATATGCACTCACTCTCAAGACAGCCAACTCTATTTCCTCTACAACAGCCTGCATTCCGTCCCAATCATTGCGATCTCGTGCCGCCATTGCCAACATCGATAAATCTTGAATAATAGGCCTCGAGTTGAACGTGAGCGCCCTCAATCTATCTGCATACTGCCTCCGAAACACATCAGTTGTAGGCTGAAcgggaggtggagggtAATATAGGGCCTGTTGATAGGCAGGATAGGCTTGATAGGCCATATGAACTGTAAAATTGAGTGAATCCGAGGTGCCGAAGTATTATTGATAAACAACGAATAGACAATTGTGATAATTGCAAGAAAATCTAGTCAGAAAGTTCGAATGAACCCAGCCTCTAATACAGCCACGATGAGTTGCTGGAAAGACAAAACGGGTGACAAGAGACAGTGTTGTAATAAAATGGCTATGCGAGTGAAGCACAGATCTCTCACGTCCTTTGATGTACCTATGCCTCTGTCTCTCAGAAAGCTCTCAGGATAACCTAGGTACGTCTGATTAGAACGCTGTATGAAAGTAGATGAACGCAGAGAGTATGTTACTTTTAGCAGAAATAGAATGGAAGACAGCGTTTGCAGTAGTAAAGTGTGTAAAGTGAGCAAGCTTCCATTGCATAATGCCGGTAAACACCGACACTGAAGCCTGTGTGGCACTAGTCAGAATATCCGTCCTGAATAAAATTGTAGGCTCAGCATGCCAGGCGGCCAAAGCGTCGAGAGGCGTGTTGTCGAGCCTAGAATAATGAATGCAACACCTCAAGCACCAAGCAAAAGGGCGAAAAAGAAGTTCGTCTTGGTTAACACTCGGCAGCCATTTGAGACTAACtaacagaagaagatggtggaacGAAGTGACAGGCAGGTCGAGGTCGTCATATTCGTCTTCCGGGCGGTCACGATATATACTGGATTCACATCGCCTAATATAGTAATAAAGAATAAGCGGTATATTTAGCAAAGAGTGACTTGATGAAGTAAATATTagaggaaggcaagaagcgaACGGAACAGGGGTTTAGCCGGTGTACCGTAACGGACATCCTTTACACTTTTAGGTAATTAGTTAGCACCACAAAATACCAATTAGTACCGAGACTAAGTACTGTGCCCAATCAacaaatgatgatgttaCTGCCCCAACAATAAATGATGTTATTGCAACAACACATAATACTAGTTTACAAGCTAGCCTACTACTAatgggaaaaaaaaggaaacgaACGAAGAATCGAGCAAAAACGCAAGGCATGTGCGTATATTACTGTATGCGGAGGTTCGTCACTccatgctcttcttcttgatctaCAGCGCACAAGAATGAATACAATAAGATGAGAGATAAAAGCAGCTTGTATAATCCGCTTTATCAAATAATTCTACGCTTTTGTCCCCTCCTATATTATTACTCTAGAAAGTATAATACTATTATAATTAGCTCGTCAGAAGTTAAGACCTAACTTACAAGTTACTAGATACTATAGCTAACATGGTCATGGGCCTTCGTTGTTTTAACTTTTTTAAGGTTTGCATGGGGAATTAGCTGATATTAGCCGGTAACTATAAAGGCAAATAACAGCCGCCGAAAGATTAGCTAAGTAACTGTCTCACTTGCGCATGTCATGTTCTGGACCAAATATGTCAAATCGAACTTTCAATGCATATATAACTTTACTTTGTTGCTACATTACTATTATTCCGTAGCATCTCTTGCTTGTATGTAAACCGCCATAACTGCACTTCATCCTGATACCTTTGCGGCACACCTTTAGGACACACCATCATGTCTGACAGGAACTTGCAAGATATTCACTCCAGCGGCGCGAAGTGTAACTTGCATTGGCTCTCGCAGTATAACTCGGCATGTTAGCCTCCAAACACCGCATGGTATGCAGAAAGAGATGCCAGCTTTGAACACCCCAGCGCGTAGTAGAGAGGCGCGGAAGAAAGAACGAactagaagaagaaacttACAGTTGATGACAACCTTTGTGCTTTCTTCACCATGAGACATGCCATTTTACCTAACACCAAGCCGAGCCAGACATAAATGCAGCTGAAACAGGGTCGTTTCTTGGGATTTCTGCTGTTGTAGAAGATTGGATGGCCCTTGATGATATCATAGAGTTTGGTGGATGCTTCCCTCCTGGTCACTTTGCAAACACAGCATCATTAATTGGCTGTGTCAGACCCATGAGTATATTAAAGTTCCAAAGTTAGAAGGATGCTGGCGTAAAGGAAGACggttgaaggaaaaggagagaggcaCGGCTGGAAGCATATAAACCTCTTGATACCCTTCGAAGATACCGTAAGGATCCGGCTCTCATATGTTCTAGACGTTTATACCTCATTTCTCACCACGTCTACCGGTTTTACCTCCACCGACCACCTGCCTCTCACCCTGCCTTACAGGCTGCAAATGTTCAAATCGTATTgtatggagaagaga containing:
- a CDS encoding mitotic-spindle organizing protein 1, whose translation is MSATQDEAVLRNARETIDSLYDLSQLLQTGLDKSTLSICVGMIEQGANPDTLAAVIKELRAENEALNSQGIA